The DNA region AGGGACCCTATCAGAGTGCAGGATTTTAAATCAGCTTTATTATTTAGCCACTCCTATTGTCTAACGTACTGCCTCTAATTAAAATAATCTTACTGTATGGGAGCATCAAGACTTTGTTTTGAATATTGTTGTTCCCAAATTATGATATCATCCCAGAAAAATGGAGCTGATGACAAGGGATAATATTGCTGAACTGTTACGCATCAAAGCTGATGCCAAGGGATAATAATTGGTTGAACACCCAATTGCCATTGCCAAAACATGAGAATATTTTGCGAGACACGTTTTATGTTGAAATTTGTATTTAAAATCCAAAATTTCTAAACTCAACCACTTCCAAGAGACCAATTTTGACTTAAAAAAGAAATTCTTGTTTGAAGTCTTGCAATAGGAATTGACGGTCATCAACATGATATTGCCTTGTCCTGCTGTGTAGATCAGTCACAATAAAAGGGATAATATGTAAAGGAAAAATATGAGCAATGTGCAAATAAATCCCAGCCAAATGCTCTGCTAAACATGTACAACCTTAAGTGTTAAATCCTATAGCATTTTTCATATCCAAATTGGGATTAAAACACATAGTTTAGTTAATAGCTTCTGGAAAACAgaaaaatcaatcaaatattgAAATTCAAATGGCTTTTTATTATAACTATGTAAGTCTGTTGCATGTATTGTTTGCAGTGTAATAATACAATTTGATAAGAACTTCACATAAAAGTCACTTCCTTGGCCTTCAGAGAACCTCAGCCATTTATATAAGCTCCTTGTGGGCATAAGATTTTCACGCAGACTCACCAAGGCTTTCATGGTTGATGCACAGCTAAAGCATGGTATTTGTATATTCCTGGAACTGTCACTGTAATTTATGTCTTAAACTACAAATGCTATCTCCCAGTACCTTGAATTAGAAGGACCTTGGTAGCTTCTCACTGTATTCCACTATGGCTGAAGGTGGAAGAAGGCCACTGCTTATCTCATGTACTGTTGAGAAGAGAGGAAACAACTCTAGCCACCCGCGATGGCTTAGAACCTCATAAACCTCGCTCGCAGTCGAGACACCCTTAATGCAAGATAGTTAGATTAAAAATTAGTCAGAACATAAACACCAAGAACACAAGAACCCCTACATGTTCTAGAAGCGTCTGATTCAAATAGAATCTCTTTGATCAACTGGTACGCTTCTTTCCAGTAAAAAAGAATTCCATGCTGTACTTTGTAGTCAAAATTATTAAAAACATGACCTCGTTATCAATAGTATCCCTCAAAATCTGGTTTTTGGTCAAGCTCCATGACATATTATGAGCTATATAACCGACCTACTTAGTGGGATaagacttttgttgttgttttataTGAAACTTTAAACTGTGTTTGATTGTTTACAAGTCTGAGTATGGATAAAGATAATGAAGCTACATGTACAAAGGAGCAAGATGTTTTCTAACTTCGATACTTCTGCGCTTAACAAGGTATCAATGCATTTATGTCTCCAAAGACATCTTTGTGATTGTATATATGGTTACCTAGTAGTTACTTTCCAGAGTAAACATTGGAATGTTTGGCATAGTAAGTTTCATGGAAGTACCTGCAATTTCTGGCCTTGCAGCATCTCTGCTTCAAGCACATCAAAAGAcctgcagttaaggatgaaaaTCAGATATAACTAGGTGCGTGTCTGAATCAGCGCTGTGAGAATTGATTTTGCTAAAATTTATAATGATACAAGTGAGTTGAAAGTGAAGTGATTTAGGTGTGGATGCCTTTGTGGGAAAAGTGATTTCTACAGGGTAATGCTGTGAAATTCAACTATGAAATCTCACAACTAACTATGTCCACTGCTGAAGCTACTCTCTTTAGCTTCtcgcagaattgattttgggactaaaatcaattctCTATGTTGATTAACAAACATCTATATAACTACCTAAAACTGATTTTGGTCAATGAATTTGATTCTAAGACTCCAAAACTTGGAACCAAATACACCCTAAATCAACACTTTAGAAATATGGACCAGAGTGGAGGAAATGCAAAACAACCTCTTCCCCCCATTCCGAGCATAAGCCTCAGCAACTTTCCTGTTTCTTCCTCCCACTGCCACATAGAAATTGTTATGAAAGAAACCAATATAAGCAATGAAAAATAAGGGTGAAATTGATTAGCTTCCTTACAGCAAGTTGTAATAAGGTCAGCCACACCACAGCTCTCAAAAAAGGTGCTATCCTTAACAGATGGAAACAACAACTTTGAGAATGCCTTCATCTCTCTCAGACCAAGTCTCATGATTGCAGCCTAGACATTAAGAAAACCAAAAAAGAATGATATAAaatagagaattttttttttttgaaaccttAACATTATAGGATTCTTTGTACTTACTTTTGTATTGTTTCCCATATCCAGGCCATCAACAAAACCTGTCCCATATATGTGTCATTCCTTGAATGTTCAGAAAATTTGAAAAGGGGAGAGAACAAAGTGTATATACTGTATAGCAAACCTGCAGCTATGGCCACAACATTTTTTAGAGTTCCACACAGCTCAACTCCTTCAACATCCTGAACCTATTTATTATATAGAATACAAAAATCATTAGAACAAGTAAGGATCCATGCAGAAGAGCTTctttgagcttatcttatagcataagcacgcacttatgcaagtgtttgagagagtttaagtaaatagcttatgacccactaaaagctgttttgagcttattttcataagttgttcatattagcttatgaataagattTTATGCTTACCTGTaacctattttcagcttatttcaacaagtttctcaaattagcttatgaataagcgcttgtGCCATAAGCGTTTAACTAAGTTGTTTACTCAAATGCACCCTAATACACCAGTGTTCTACAAATTTAAAGGTACAGTCATAATGGCATGATTCTGTCATTACTGTATTTCTTTGGTATGACTGATAGATCATAATTTTAAGAAAAATCCTCTTTGAGAATTACTAGTGAAGTTTTTCACCATATTTCTGCTCATTTTTTGAAGAATATGATATGATGCACTCACAGCTGTCACAATGAAATAGGGAGTATAAAACAACTGAACCCATCTCTCAGCAACTTCTCTGTTCTGCCTGTATCCCACTGTTGCTTCACTAAACATCTCTAAGGCTATCTGTAGAAATAGTAATGATTAGACTTGCAAAACTTGTAATAAGCCAGAAAAAGAAATCTCCAGTTTCTTCTAACTACCTCATTTGCTATGTTGGCCCCCATTAAAACCGAACAATTGATTCCGAGTTCCTGCGAAATGAGACTAGATATCATGCAGGGACCTTCCATTTTGACCTCCATCCCTTTGACAAGGGAAATAGCCTCAGCATCTGCTCTTATATTCCCAGCAAGCTTTTTGCATATTCCTTCCATAAATTGATGTGGAGTCACGAAGACTAACATATTGGAATCCTTCACTGCATAATTTACCCAATCAGAAGACCAAACAAGTTGAGACCAACACCCTGGCTTAAAA from Lotus japonicus ecotype B-129 chromosome 2, LjGifu_v1.2 includes:
- the LOC130737770 gene encoding glycerol-3-phosphate dehydrogenase [NAD(+)]-like isoform X1, with protein sequence MAPVPQEGETVVQNNVGDATHRSKVTVIGSGNWGSVASKLIASNTLRLSSFHDEVRMWVYEETLPSGEKLTDVINKTNENVKYLPGIKLGKNVVADPDLGNAVKDSNMLVFVTPHQFMEGICKKLAGNIRADAEAISLVKGMEVKMEGPCMISSLISQELGINCSVLMGANIANEIALEMFSEATVGYRQNREVAERWVQLFYTPYFIVTAVQDVEGVELCGTLKNVVAIAAGFVDGLDMGNNTKAAIMRLGLREMKAFSKLLFPSVKDSTFFESCGVADLITTCLGGRNRKVAEAYARNGGKRSFDVLEAEMLQGQKLQGVSTASEVYEVLSHRGWLELFPLFSTVHEISSGLLPPSAIVEYSEKLPRSF
- the LOC130737770 gene encoding glycerol-3-phosphate dehydrogenase [NAD(+)]-like isoform X2, which translates into the protein MAPVPQEGETVVQNNVGDATHRSKVTVIGSGNWGSVASKLIASNTLRLSSFHDEVRMWVYEETLPSGEKLTDVINKTNENVKYLPGIKLGKNVVADPDLGNAVKDSNMLVFVTPHQFMEGICKKLAGNIRADAEAISLVKGMEVKMEGPCMISSLISQELGINCSVLMGANIANEVQDVEGVELCGTLKNVVAIAAGFVDGLDMGNNTKAAIMRLGLREMKAFSKLLFPSVKDSTFFESCGVADLITTCLGGRNRKVAEAYARNGGKRSFDVLEAEMLQGQKLQGVSTASEVYEVLSHRGWLELFPLFSTVHEISSGLLPPSAIVEYSEKLPRSF